In a single window of the Novosphingobium sp. IK01 genome:
- the hutC gene encoding histidine utilization repressor, whose protein sequence is MPLHERIRSDFEGRILGGALAPGDRLPTEQDLMQDYGCSRMTVNKALSALAGAGLIDRRKRAGTFVARPRVHSMVLDVPDIAAQVRERGQDYAFRLLRRRVRPAVADEQERLLAGGGLLMQVDGLHLADGAPLGVEFRLVSAQAVPDIVEADLDTVAPGTWLLQHVPWTEAETRISAVAARGEEAEYLGVATGTACLCVERWTWRGPERITYVRQVFPGEAYDMVARFGPASSGAMA, encoded by the coding sequence ATGCCGCTGCACGAACGCATCCGGTCTGATTTCGAGGGGCGGATACTGGGCGGGGCGCTGGCGCCCGGTGATCGGCTGCCGACCGAGCAGGACCTGATGCAGGACTATGGCTGCTCGCGCATGACCGTGAACAAGGCGCTGTCCGCGCTGGCCGGGGCGGGCCTGATCGACCGGCGCAAGCGCGCGGGCACGTTCGTGGCACGCCCGCGCGTGCATTCGATGGTGCTCGACGTGCCCGACATCGCCGCGCAAGTGCGCGAGCGCGGGCAGGACTATGCGTTTCGCCTGCTGCGCCGCCGGGTCCGGCCTGCGGTTGCCGACGAGCAGGAGCGTCTGCTGGCGGGCGGGGGCCTGCTGATGCAGGTCGACGGGCTTCATCTGGCCGATGGCGCGCCGCTGGGGGTGGAGTTCCGCCTGGTGAGCGCGCAGGCCGTGCCCGATATTGTCGAGGCCGATCTCGACACGGTCGCACCCGGCACATGGCTGTTGCAGCACGTGCCCTGGACCGAGGCCGAAACCCGCATTTCCGCCGTGGCCGCGCGGGGCGAGGAGGCCGAATATCTGGGCGTGGCGACAGGGACGGCGTGCCTGTGTGTCGAGCGGTGGACGTGGCGCGGGCCCGAGCGGATCACCTATGTGCGGCAGGTGTTTCCGGGCGAGGCCTACGACATGGTGGCCCGCTTCGGACCGGCATCATCGGGCGCGATGGCCTGA
- a CDS encoding globin-coupled sensor protein: protein MGLSQQDVDKKLAFFNITADDVARFAQITKVMNTVAVPALDRLYERIGATPETARFFSSRQAMTHARDKQVEHWNAMFSGAPGADYVGRAQRIGDVHARIGLEPGWYIGAYASVLDEVIVRFLSGGIGLGRKRRAEAVASLVKMALLDMEVALSAYFEAEDAKRVAVIRDVGHAVQMMTEGDFTVPVSGLPPAYAGLEHDLETMRGKVSDALREVASTSRAVDMGAQEIRQASDDLAHRTEQQAASLEEASAAITTLASAVRSTANDATNLHGAVQEAHGDAEQGGSVLEDAVRAMNDIHRSASEIGKIIAVIDGIAFQTNLLALNAGVEAARAGDAGRGFAVVATEVRALAQRSADAALDIKKLISESSEQVERGVTLVGQTGETFERIVNRVGEIAGLASGIAAGSQSQATNIQQIHETVHDLDLMTQQNAAMVEQATAAARSLAGEADRMANLVSHFRLEAQSSAPRKALAAPRRAA, encoded by the coding sequence ATGGGACTCTCCCAGCAGGACGTCGACAAGAAGTTGGCGTTCTTCAATATTACGGCTGACGATGTGGCGCGTTTCGCGCAGATTACCAAAGTCATGAACACCGTTGCGGTGCCTGCGCTCGACCGTCTCTACGAGCGGATTGGTGCAACGCCGGAAACCGCGCGCTTCTTCAGTTCCCGTCAGGCCATGACCCATGCCCGCGACAAGCAGGTCGAACACTGGAACGCGATGTTCTCGGGCGCACCGGGGGCTGATTATGTAGGCCGTGCGCAGCGCATCGGCGATGTCCATGCGCGGATCGGTCTGGAGCCGGGCTGGTATATCGGGGCCTATGCTTCGGTGCTCGACGAGGTGATCGTGCGTTTCCTGTCGGGCGGGATCGGTCTGGGGCGCAAGCGGCGGGCAGAGGCCGTGGCGAGTCTGGTGAAAATGGCGCTGCTCGACATGGAAGTGGCGCTCTCGGCCTATTTCGAGGCCGAAGATGCCAAGCGCGTGGCGGTGATCCGCGATGTCGGCCATGCCGTGCAGATGATGACCGAGGGCGATTTCACCGTCCCGGTCAGCGGGCTGCCCCCTGCCTATGCCGGGCTCGAACACGACCTGGAGACGATGCGCGGCAAAGTCAGCGATGCCTTGCGCGAAGTGGCCAGTACCTCGCGCGCGGTCGACATGGGCGCGCAGGAAATCCGGCAGGCTTCCGACGATCTGGCCCACCGCACCGAACAGCAGGCGGCCAGCCTTGAGGAAGCTTCGGCGGCGATCACCACGCTGGCCAGTGCCGTGCGAAGTACGGCCAACGATGCGACCAACCTTCATGGTGCGGTGCAGGAAGCCCATGGCGACGCCGAACAGGGCGGCAGTGTCCTTGAAGATGCGGTCAGGGCGATGAACGACATTCACCGTTCGGCTTCCGAGATCGGCAAGATCATCGCGGTGATCGACGGGATCGCCTTCCAGACCAACCTTCTGGCGCTCAATGCCGGGGTCGAGGCCGCGCGCGCCGGGGATGCCGGGCGCGGCTTTGCGGTTGTTGCCACCGAAGTGCGCGCGCTGGCCCAGCGTTCGGCCGATGCCGCGCTCGACATCAAGAAACTGATCAGTGAAAGCTCCGAGCAGGTCGAGCGCGGGGTGACGCTGGTGGGCCAGACCGGCGAGACCTTCGAGCGAATCGTCAACCGCGTGGGCGAGATCGCCGGGCTGGCCAGCGGCATTGCCGCCGGATCGCAAAGCCAGGCCACCAATATCCAGCAAATTCACGAGACCGTGCACGATCTCGACCTGATGACCCAGCAGAACGCGGCGATGGTCGAGCAGGCGACCGCAGCCGCGCGCAGTCTGGCCGGAGAGGCCGACCGCATGGCCAATCTCGTGTCGCATTTCCGTCTCGAAGCGCAGTCTTCCGCCCCGCGCAAGGCGCTGGCCGCCCCGCGCCGGGCTGCCTGA